One region of Lysobacter silvisoli genomic DNA includes:
- a CDS encoding YdcH family protein — MLESDDPAVIARKLAELRLEHRDLDAAIDRLTVDTEADELTVKRLKKRKLWLKDCIARLESALIPDEPA; from the coding sequence ATGCTCGAGAGCGACGATCCTGCCGTGATAGCGCGCAAACTGGCCGAACTGAGGTTGGAACACCGGGACTTGGACGCCGCGATCGATCGCCTGACCGTGGACACCGAAGCCGACGAACTGACGGTGAAGCGCTTGAAGAAGCGCAAGCTGTGGCTGAAGGACTGCATCGCACGGCTGGAAAGCGCGCTGATCCCCGACGAACCGGCCTGA
- the ttcA gene encoding tRNA 2-thiocytidine(32) synthetase TtcA: protein MSTVLPLAEPQRHVRADQRRTHEHQRLAKRLRHQVGRAIADFGMIEDGDKVMVCLSGGKDSYTLLDILLQLRAKAPVKFELVAVNLDQKQPDFPEHVLPAYLDSVGVPYKILEQDTYSVVTRVVPEGKTMCSLCSRLRRGALYSYAEQEGFTKIALGHHRDDLVATFFLNLFFHAKLSGMPPKLLSDDGKHVVIRPLAYVREDDIAQYAAAREFPIIPCNLCGSQENLQRKQVKKMLDAWERESPGRIETISRALGDIRPSQLSDPKLFDFLALGLRGQAPLPDAHAWLGGEPHERDPAVEPGAP from the coding sequence ATGAGCACCGTCCTGCCCCTAGCCGAACCCCAGCGCCACGTGCGCGCCGACCAGCGCCGCACGCACGAGCACCAGCGCCTGGCCAAACGCCTGCGCCACCAGGTCGGCCGCGCGATCGCCGACTTCGGCATGATCGAGGACGGCGACAAGGTCATGGTCTGCCTGTCCGGCGGCAAGGACAGCTACACCCTGCTCGACATCCTGCTGCAGCTGCGCGCCAAGGCGCCGGTGAAGTTCGAGCTGGTGGCGGTGAACCTGGACCAGAAGCAGCCCGATTTCCCCGAGCACGTGCTGCCGGCCTACCTGGACTCGGTGGGCGTGCCCTACAAGATCCTGGAGCAGGACACCTACTCGGTGGTCACGCGCGTGGTGCCGGAAGGCAAGACCATGTGCTCGCTGTGCTCGCGCCTGCGCCGCGGCGCGCTGTACAGCTACGCCGAGCAGGAAGGCTTCACCAAGATCGCGCTGGGCCACCACCGCGACGATCTGGTGGCCACCTTCTTCCTCAACCTGTTCTTCCACGCCAAGCTCAGCGGCATGCCGCCCAAGCTGCTGTCCGACGACGGCAAGCATGTGGTGATCCGGCCGCTGGCCTACGTGCGCGAGGACGACATCGCCCAGTACGCGGCCGCGCGCGAGTTCCCGATCATTCCTTGCAACCTGTGCGGCTCGCAGGAGAACCTGCAGCGCAAGCAGGTCAAGAAGATGCTCGACGCCTGGGAACGCGAGTCGCCGGGCCGGATCGAGACCATCTCGCGCGCGCTGGGAGATATCCGGCCTTCGCAGCTGTCCGACCCCAAGCTGTTCGACTTCCTCGCGCTGGGCCTGCGCGGCCAGGCGCCGCTGCCCGACGCGCACGCCTGGCTGGGCGGCGAACCGCACGAACGGGATCCGGCCGTGGAGCCCGGCGCGCCCTGA
- a CDS encoding recombination-associated protein RdgC → MFFRNLTLFRFPTTAKIDDLETGLEECKLKPVGPLELSSRGFISPFGRDAEAMSHRIRDAIWLSVGGEDRLLPGSVVNDLLAKKLAEIEQKEGRKPGGRTRKRIKDELIVDLLPRAFIKPSRTDALLDLEHGIVVVDTSSRKTGENVVSEIRRALGSFPALPLNAEVAPRSVLTGWVAGEPLPTGLSLGDECELRDPVDQGAVVKCQRQELQSDEIGKHLETGKQVTRLALTLDDHVSFVLGEDLVIRKFKLLDGAVDSLESTERDDLRAELDARFALMSGEVKRLFNVLEPALKLSKAEA, encoded by the coding sequence ATGTTCTTCCGCAACCTGACCCTGTTCCGCTTCCCCACCACCGCCAAGATCGACGACCTGGAAACCGGACTGGAAGAGTGCAAGCTCAAGCCGGTCGGCCCGCTGGAGCTGTCCTCGCGCGGCTTCATCTCGCCCTTCGGCCGCGACGCCGAGGCCATGTCGCACCGCATCCGCGACGCGATCTGGCTCAGCGTGGGCGGCGAAGACCGGCTGCTGCCGGGCTCGGTGGTCAACGACCTGCTGGCCAAGAAGCTGGCCGAGATCGAGCAGAAGGAAGGCCGCAAGCCCGGCGGCCGCACCCGCAAGCGGATCAAGGACGAGCTGATCGTCGACCTGCTGCCGCGCGCGTTCATCAAGCCCAGCCGCACCGACGCGCTGCTGGACCTGGAGCACGGCATCGTCGTGGTCGACACCTCCAGCCGCAAGACCGGCGAGAACGTGGTCAGCGAAATCCGCCGCGCGCTGGGCAGCTTCCCGGCGCTGCCGCTGAACGCCGAAGTGGCGCCGCGCTCGGTGCTCACCGGCTGGGTCGCCGGCGAACCGCTGCCCACCGGCCTGTCGCTGGGCGACGAGTGCGAACTGCGCGACCCGGTCGACCAGGGCGCGGTGGTGAAGTGCCAGCGCCAGGAACTGCAGAGCGACGAAATCGGCAAGCACCTGGAAACCGGCAAGCAGGTCACCCGCCTGGCCCTGACCTTGGACGACCACGTGTCCTTCGTGCTCGGCGAGGACCTGGTGATCCGCAAGTTCAAGCTGCTCGACGGCGCGGTGGACAGCCTGGAAAGCACCGAGCGCGACGACCTGCGCGCCGAACTGGACGCGCGCTTCGCCCTGATGAGCGGCGAGGTCAAGCGCCTGTTTAACGTGCTGGAGCCGGCGCTGAAGTTGAGCAAGGCCGAGGCTTGA
- a CDS encoding alpha/beta fold hydrolase encodes MREFVVDTAFGRICGLRNHVPGAPRLLALHGWLDNGASFVPLAPHLAGFDLVAPDLPGHGASAHLPMAAEYTLVAATRAAFAVADALGWERFSLLGHSMGGAVASTMAAAVPQRVERLLLIEALGGLSETEDRTAARLRGAFANLSQLSSKQLRVFPDLATAVRTRMMVNGLSEPVARLLVERGLAPVPAGRAAEGMAGGYVWRSDPRLTMATSVRMTEGQVRDLIASIACPVRVIHAEPAFQYFGTELRTSRSALLRNGDSVGVQGSHHLHMEDPVSVAAAIGDFLTRPL; translated from the coding sequence ATGCGCGAGTTCGTGGTCGACACCGCGTTCGGCCGGATCTGCGGCCTGCGCAACCACGTGCCCGGCGCGCCGCGGCTGCTGGCGCTGCACGGCTGGCTCGACAACGGTGCCAGCTTCGTGCCGCTGGCGCCGCATCTGGCCGGTTTCGATCTGGTCGCGCCCGACCTGCCCGGCCACGGCGCCAGCGCGCATCTGCCGATGGCGGCCGAATACACCCTGGTCGCCGCGACGCGCGCCGCGTTCGCAGTGGCCGATGCCTTGGGCTGGGAGCGCTTTTCCTTGCTCGGGCATTCGATGGGCGGGGCCGTGGCCAGCACCATGGCCGCCGCGGTGCCGCAGCGGGTGGAACGCCTGCTGTTGATCGAAGCGCTGGGCGGATTGTCGGAAACCGAAGACCGCACCGCGGCGCGCCTGCGCGGGGCGTTCGCCAACCTGTCGCAGCTGTCGTCCAAGCAGCTGCGCGTGTTCCCGGACCTGGCCACCGCGGTGCGCACGCGCATGATGGTCAACGGGCTCAGCGAACCGGTGGCGCGGCTGCTGGTGGAGCGCGGCCTGGCGCCGGTGCCGGCGGGGCGCGCGGCCGAAGGCATGGCCGGCGGCTACGTCTGGCGCAGCGACCCGCGCCTGACCATGGCCACCTCCGTGCGCATGACCGAAGGCCAGGTGCGCGACCTGATCGCCTCCATCGCCTGCCCGGTGCGGGTGATCCACGCCGAGCCCGCGTTCCAGTACTTCGGCACCGAACTGCGCACCTCGCGCAGCGCGCTGCTGCGCAATGGCGACAGCGTCGGCGTGCAGGGCAGCCATCACCTGCATATGGAAGATCCGGTAAGCGTCGCCGCCGCGATCGGCGATTTCCTCACCCGCCCGCTCTAA
- the hemH gene encoding ferrochelatase: MPAPASTDAARPDTALILVNLGTPQAPTAQAVRRYLSEFLHDRRVVSLTRWLWCPLLHFGILPLRSGRVAHKYASVWMPGEDGGSPLAVYTRRLARELQAELPQLQVIDAMRYGQPSLHATLRRLRDQGVARALVLPLYPQYSTTTTASVCDVLARTPGPAARMVDHYHDDPGWIAAVADSVAAHRARHGAGDHLLFSFHGLPQRLADEGDPYPRQCEASARAIAAKLGLGAGDWTLAYQSRFGRERWLEPATADSLQALVARGARRIDVVAPGFAVDCLETLEEVAMMLAEDVSKAGGELRYVPCLNDTPAHAAALAAIARRELGAWA, encoded by the coding sequence ATGCCAGCCCCCGCCAGCACCGACGCCGCCCGCCCCGACACCGCCCTGATCCTGGTCAACCTGGGCACGCCCCAGGCGCCGACCGCACAAGCGGTGCGCCGCTACCTGTCCGAATTCCTGCACGACCGGCGCGTGGTCAGCCTGACCCGCTGGCTGTGGTGCCCGCTGCTGCACTTCGGCATCCTGCCGCTGCGCTCGGGCCGGGTCGCGCACAAGTACGCCAGCGTCTGGATGCCGGGCGAGGACGGCGGCTCGCCGCTGGCGGTGTACACCCGGCGCCTGGCGCGCGAGCTGCAGGCCGAGCTGCCGCAGCTGCAGGTGATCGACGCCATGCGCTACGGCCAGCCTTCGCTGCATGCCACCCTGCGGCGCCTGCGCGACCAGGGCGTGGCCCGCGCGCTGGTGCTGCCGCTGTACCCGCAGTACTCCACCACCACCACCGCCTCGGTCTGCGACGTGCTCGCGCGCACGCCCGGCCCGGCCGCGCGCATGGTCGATCACTACCACGACGACCCGGGCTGGATCGCCGCGGTCGCCGACTCCGTCGCCGCGCACCGCGCCCGACACGGCGCCGGCGATCACCTGTTGTTCTCCTTCCATGGCCTGCCGCAGCGCCTGGCCGACGAGGGCGATCCGTACCCGCGCCAATGCGAGGCCAGCGCGCGCGCGATCGCCGCGAAGCTGGGCCTGGGCGCCGGCGACTGGACCCTGGCCTATCAATCGCGCTTCGGCCGCGAGCGCTGGCTGGAGCCGGCCACCGCCGACAGCCTGCAGGCGCTGGTCGCGCGCGGCGCGCGCCGCATCGACGTGGTCGCGCCCGGTTTCGCGGTGGACTGCCTGGAAACGCTGGAGGAAGTGGCGATGATGCTGGCCGAAGACGTGAGCAAGGCCGGCGGCGAACTGCGCTACGTGCCCTGCCTCAACGACACGCCCGCACACGCCGCGGCGCTGGCGGCGATCGCGCGCCGCGAACTGGGGGCCTGGGCATGA
- a CDS encoding DUF4350 domain-containing protein yields the protein MRTTALAALVLLAGLPAAAQQVADRDYRPDIAEPAYPAGQGPVLCLDEGHHNFHTLDGRYWTFGELLRRDGYRVQPLRARFDAAALKPCSILVIANAQPSDRPWNEYPSPTPSAFADAEVRAVKRWVERGGRLWLIADHMPLAGAAAPLARAFGIEFTDGFAMPGFDADPQRRAALFAEPTVFRRSDGTLAEHAVTRGANAGEAIEQVRSFTGQAFRLPPRAEAVLTLPPGYVSLQPAQAWQFHADTPRLDVGGWSQGAVLRLGKGRAAFFGEAAMFSAQRQGARGGPMGMNAPGAERNYQLALNIAHWLSGRLDAKPDHKGAVP from the coding sequence ATGCGCACGACCGCCCTTGCCGCCCTGGTGCTGTTGGCCGGCCTACCGGCCGCCGCGCAGCAGGTCGCCGACCGCGACTACCGCCCGGACATCGCCGAACCGGCCTACCCGGCCGGCCAGGGACCGGTGCTGTGCCTGGACGAAGGCCACCACAACTTCCATACCCTGGACGGCCGCTACTGGACCTTCGGCGAACTGCTGCGCCGCGACGGCTACCGTGTGCAGCCGCTGCGCGCGCGCTTCGACGCGGCCGCGCTGAAGCCCTGTTCGATCCTGGTGATCGCCAACGCCCAGCCCAGCGACCGGCCCTGGAACGAATACCCCTCGCCCACGCCGTCGGCTTTCGCCGACGCCGAGGTGCGAGCGGTCAAGCGCTGGGTCGAGCGCGGCGGCCGGTTGTGGCTGATCGCCGACCACATGCCGCTGGCCGGCGCGGCCGCGCCGCTGGCGCGCGCGTTCGGGATCGAATTCACCGACGGCTTCGCCATGCCGGGCTTCGACGCCGACCCGCAGCGGCGCGCGGCGCTGTTCGCCGAGCCCACCGTGTTCCGCCGCAGCGACGGCACCCTGGCGGAACACGCGGTCACTCGCGGCGCCAACGCCGGCGAGGCGATCGAGCAAGTGCGCAGCTTCACCGGCCAGGCCTTCCGCCTGCCGCCGCGTGCCGAGGCGGTGCTGACGCTGCCGCCGGGCTACGTCTCGCTGCAGCCGGCGCAGGCTTGGCAGTTCCATGCCGACACGCCGCGCCTGGACGTGGGTGGCTGGTCGCAGGGCGCGGTGCTGCGCTTGGGCAAGGGCCGCGCGGCGTTCTTCGGCGAGGCGGCGATGTTCAGCGCGCAGCGCCAGGGCGCGCGGGGCGGACCGATGGGCATGAACGCGCCGGGCGCCGAACGCAATTACCAGCTCGCGCTCAACATCGCGCATTGGCTGTCGGGGCGCCTGGATGCGAAGCCCGACCATAAGGGCGCAGTTCCGTAG
- a CDS encoding lipid-binding SYLF domain-containing protein: MPRALSLSLALCLGLAATAAVAGPEEDERARNAVRVLGDIQQIPESAIPDKLFDEARAIVVVPDTLKVGLVVGGRRGHGLVSVKNPDGTWSNPSFVKLTGGSVGFQAGVQSSDIVLVFRGERGLDSIVNGKVTLGADAGVAAGPVGRSAAAATDGQLKAEIWSWSRARGLFAGVALDGAVLQIDDQANQVVYGNGTTPRMIFEGRAAQAPSESVVDFRDRLEEASAVARANRQEPARPATGATVYRETGAAPPAQAAAPAPAPASTQPAPVQTDDPNQTKVEPLP, from the coding sequence CTGCCCCGCGCCCTCAGTCTGAGCCTGGCCCTGTGCCTGGGCCTTGCCGCCACCGCCGCCGTCGCCGGCCCCGAGGAGGACGAGCGCGCGCGCAACGCGGTGCGCGTGCTCGGCGACATCCAGCAGATTCCCGAATCGGCCATTCCCGACAAGCTGTTCGACGAGGCGCGCGCGATCGTGGTCGTGCCCGACACGCTCAAGGTCGGCCTGGTGGTCGGCGGCCGCCGCGGCCACGGCCTGGTCTCGGTCAAGAACCCCGACGGCACCTGGTCCAACCCCAGCTTCGTCAAGCTCACCGGCGGCAGCGTGGGCTTCCAGGCCGGCGTGCAGTCTTCCGACATCGTGCTGGTGTTCCGCGGCGAGCGCGGCCTGGACTCGATCGTCAACGGCAAGGTCACCCTGGGCGCCGATGCCGGCGTCGCCGCCGGCCCGGTCGGCCGCAGCGCGGCGGCGGCCACCGACGGCCAGCTCAAGGCCGAGATCTGGTCGTGGTCGCGCGCGCGCGGCCTGTTCGCGGGCGTGGCCCTGGACGGCGCGGTGCTGCAGATCGACGACCAGGCCAACCAGGTGGTCTACGGGAACGGCACCACCCCGCGCATGATCTTCGAAGGCCGCGCCGCGCAGGCGCCGTCGGAGTCGGTGGTGGATTTCCGCGACCGCCTGGAGGAAGCCAGCGCCGTGGCCCGCGCCAACCGCCAGGAGCCGGCGCGCCCGGCCACCGGCGCCACCGTCTACCGCGAAACCGGCGCCGCCCCGCCCGCGCAGGCCGCCGCGCCCGCGCCCGCGCCGGCCAGCACCCAGCCGGCCCCGGTCCAGACTGACGATCCCAACCAGACCAAGGTCGAACCTTTGCCTTAA
- the tatA gene encoding Sec-independent protein translocase subunit TatA: MGGLSLWHWLIVLLVVVLIFGTKRLKNVGQDLGEAVKGFKKGVQDEDKPAAQLSDETRRDEAARKDANASSHNDEQR, translated from the coding sequence ATGGGCGGTTTGAGTCTCTGGCACTGGCTGATCGTGCTGCTGGTCGTGGTGCTGATCTTCGGCACCAAGCGCCTGAAGAACGTCGGCCAGGACCTGGGCGAAGCGGTGAAGGGCTTCAAGAAGGGCGTGCAGGACGAGGACAAGCCGGCGGCGCAGCTGTCGGACGAAACCCGCCGCGACGAGGCGGCACGTAAAGACGCCAACGCGTCCTCGCACAACGACGAACAGCGCTGA
- the tatB gene encoding Sec-independent protein translocase protein TatB, with product MFDIGFSEIFVIAVVALLVLGPERLPKAARFAGLWVRRARAQWYSVKSELERELADEELRRSLRETQADLREAQESLRNQLHESRDHLQRELREAEQGVQALDRHDEPAQAEPTAAPLDAPADATPTAPADERR from the coding sequence ATGTTCGACATCGGCTTCTCCGAAATCTTCGTCATCGCGGTCGTGGCTCTGCTGGTGCTGGGCCCCGAACGCCTGCCCAAGGCCGCGCGCTTCGCCGGCCTGTGGGTGCGGCGCGCGCGCGCGCAGTGGTATTCGGTGAAGTCCGAACTGGAACGCGAACTGGCCGACGAAGAGCTGCGCCGCAGCCTGCGTGAGACCCAGGCCGACCTGCGCGAGGCGCAGGAGAGCCTGCGCAACCAGCTGCACGAAAGCCGCGACCACCTGCAGCGCGAGCTGCGCGAGGCCGAACAAGGCGTGCAGGCGCTGGACCGCCACGACGAGCCGGCGCAGGCCGAACCCACCGCCGCCCCGCTGGACGCGCCGGCCGACGCCACCCCCACCGCGCCCGCCGATGAACGACGCTGA